The Pseudofrankia inefficax genome window below encodes:
- a CDS encoding SAM-dependent methyltransferase: MCASLSPQPAPSAAPTAPPPAIIGPVADLFSSYVAASAISAAVELGLFDTLADGGTCRADDLRHGGEPVSPWVARALFNALAWAGIVELHTSDPALLVRPGPRFADAYELRGYFYWLVRGNGEVFTYAADLAPDRDEVTYHRDMRAVALSSRLMGNGEVEPLFDRVLAGLEFSRVADLGCGSGGRLVRIMKRNPGVTGVGIDLAPASVELAGQVIAAEGLADRLSVRQGDVHRLTPADDLSDVDVVTCVFMGHDFWPRESCVRVLTNLRIAFPNLRTMLLCDVVRSEDTPGPDTPIFRLGFEAAHALMHTYLPTEAEWGEAFAEAGWTPRAAHHTTSPPGGVLFELVPVAPARAASVDVARAATETVSAAR; encoded by the coding sequence ATGTGCGCCTCCCTTTCGCCACAGCCCGCTCCCTCGGCGGCCCCCACCGCGCCGCCGCCCGCGATCATCGGCCCGGTGGCCGACCTCTTCTCCTCCTACGTGGCCGCCAGCGCGATCTCAGCCGCCGTCGAGCTCGGCCTGTTCGACACGCTCGCCGATGGCGGCACCTGTCGGGCAGACGACCTGCGCCATGGCGGCGAGCCGGTGTCGCCCTGGGTCGCGCGAGCCCTGTTCAACGCGCTGGCCTGGGCCGGGATCGTCGAGCTGCACACCTCGGACCCAGCCCTGCTGGTCCGGCCCGGTCCGCGCTTCGCCGACGCGTACGAGCTGCGCGGCTACTTCTACTGGCTGGTGCGCGGCAACGGCGAGGTGTTCACCTACGCGGCCGACCTGGCGCCCGACCGGGACGAGGTCACCTATCACCGCGACATGCGCGCGGTGGCCCTCAGCTCCCGGCTCATGGGCAACGGCGAGGTCGAGCCTCTGTTCGACCGCGTCCTGGCCGGCCTCGAGTTCAGCCGGGTCGCCGACCTGGGCTGCGGCTCGGGTGGGCGCCTGGTCAGGATCATGAAGCGGAATCCCGGGGTGACCGGGGTGGGCATCGACCTCGCCCCGGCCTCGGTCGAACTGGCCGGGCAGGTCATCGCGGCCGAGGGCCTGGCCGACCGGCTCAGCGTGCGCCAGGGCGACGTCCACCGGCTCACCCCCGCCGACGACCTGTCCGACGTCGACGTCGTCACCTGCGTGTTCATGGGCCACGACTTCTGGCCGCGCGAGTCGTGCGTGCGGGTGCTGACCAACCTGCGGATCGCCTTCCCGAACCTCCGGACGATGCTGCTCTGCGATGTCGTCCGGTCCGAGGACACACCCGGGCCGGACACGCCCATCTTCCGGCTCGGCTTCGAGGCCGCCCACGCGCTCATGCACACCTACCTGCCGACCGAGGCCGAGTGGGGCGAGGCGTTCGCCGAGGCCGGCTGGACGCCGCGCGCGGCCCACCACACCACCAGCCCGCCCGGCGGCGTCCTGTTCGAGCTGGTCCCGGTCGCGCCGGCACGCGCCGCCTCCGTGGACGTCGCGCGGGCAGCCACCGAGACCGTGTCGGCCGCGCGGTGA
- a CDS encoding FAD-binding oxidoreductase, whose translation MTTISRPARTVPDADALAELAAGLAGVVSTRPADLDTHGRDENHLDSIPPRAVVFAETRDDVVTTMRWSARHGVALIPFGTGTSAEGHVVPLGGEVSLDVSRMNRLVALCPEDFRAVVQPGLTRNGLNTRAREFGLTFPVDPGADASLGGMAATNASGTTTIRYGGMRANTLALEVVLASGDVLRLGRPVRKSSSGYDLRDLFIGSAGTLGVITELTVALHPVPEEIAVLRAFFPDVAAAVAGAFAAVGTGLPIARLELLDEITAGLLAQDVPGLVPDAPALFVELHSSTAAGLATELDIARRALLEAGASTVGTATAQAEREAIWEARHRLFWSIRRAFPGRRYLITDTAVPLSAIVEHAQVISELRADLGLDVVTTGHVGDGNIHTVVAVAEGQDAPAALFSDELVRHALRVGGTCTGEHGIGVSKRQYLAAEHGDAALWMARIKGLFDPANVLNPGKVVGPDLLSDALTAR comes from the coding sequence GTGACCACCATCAGCCGGCCGGCCAGGACGGTCCCGGACGCGGACGCCCTCGCCGAACTGGCCGCCGGGCTCGCGGGCGTGGTGTCGACCCGGCCGGCCGACCTCGACACCCACGGCCGCGACGAGAACCACCTGGACAGCATCCCGCCCCGAGCGGTGGTGTTCGCCGAGACCCGTGACGACGTCGTCACCACGATGCGATGGTCCGCCCGCCACGGCGTGGCGCTCATCCCGTTCGGTACCGGCACCAGCGCCGAAGGCCATGTGGTGCCACTCGGCGGCGAGGTGAGCCTGGACGTCTCCCGGATGAACCGGCTCGTCGCGCTGTGCCCGGAGGACTTCCGCGCGGTCGTGCAGCCGGGCCTGACCAGGAACGGGCTCAACACCCGGGCGAGGGAGTTCGGGTTGACGTTTCCCGTCGACCCGGGCGCGGACGCGAGCCTCGGCGGGATGGCGGCGACCAACGCCAGCGGCACGACCACGATCCGTTACGGCGGCATGCGGGCCAACACCCTGGCCCTGGAGGTCGTGCTGGCCAGCGGTGACGTGCTGCGGCTGGGCCGGCCAGTCCGCAAGTCGAGCAGCGGCTACGACCTGCGCGACCTGTTCATCGGCTCGGCGGGCACCTTGGGCGTCATCACCGAGCTCACCGTCGCGCTGCACCCCGTACCCGAGGAGATCGCGGTGCTGCGGGCGTTCTTCCCCGACGTCGCCGCCGCGGTCGCCGGCGCCTTCGCGGCGGTCGGGACGGGGCTGCCCATCGCCCGCCTCGAGCTGCTCGACGAGATCACCGCCGGCCTGCTGGCCCAGGACGTGCCCGGCCTGGTCCCGGACGCCCCAGCCCTGTTCGTCGAGCTGCACAGCTCCACCGCGGCCGGCCTGGCCACCGAGCTGGACATCGCCCGCCGAGCCCTGCTCGAGGCCGGCGCGAGCACGGTAGGCACGGCGACCGCGCAGGCGGAGCGGGAGGCCATCTGGGAAGCACGCCACCGCTTGTTCTGGTCGATCCGCCGGGCCTTCCCCGGCCGGCGATACCTGATCACTGACACGGCTGTGCCGCTGTCGGCGATCGTCGAGCACGCGCAGGTGATCAGCGAGCTGCGCGCCGATCTCGGGCTGGACGTGGTCACCACCGGCCACGTCGGTGACGGCAACATCCACACCGTCGTCGCGGTCGCCGAGGGCCAGGACGCCCCGGCCGCGCTGTTCTCGGACGAGTTGGTCCGCCACGCGCTGCGCGTCGGCGGCACCTGCACCGGCGAGCACGGCATCGGCGTGAGCAAGCGCCAGTACCTGGCCGCCGAGCACGGCGACGCGGCCCTGTGGATGGCCCGCATCAAGGGCCTGTTCGACCCGG
- a CDS encoding alpha-hydroxy acid oxidase, with protein sequence MTATDASTQAEIPPARPTRPPDGTAPTGTDPSPFVSFTSADRFATVGEIYEEARRALPPQVWDFLDGGSGGEQTLRANLSSFERWSVLPRLMTGAGEPDLACAFLGIELSMPVLTSPFGADRLLHRDGQLAVARANAKAGVASIVPEAGSYSWEEVATAAPGAARMAQLHPMGNPANFAAMLRRAAAAGFSALCLTLDCPTAGWRERNMRNRFDVAVDVVSGNYPHAGPADLADTLGQLFVRREPIWTWDELAGRMADSPLPWMAKGILTGSDAEAAVLAGAAAVLVSNHGGRQLDTVPAALDQLPEVVAAVGGRVPIALDSGIRRGSDVVKALALGADVVVIGRAAAMALAAGGEEGVGRLHELLREEISTTIKLLGASGVDELTDTMIRPSAVSRW encoded by the coding sequence GTGACAGCCACTGACGCCTCGACCCAGGCCGAGATCCCGCCGGCGCGGCCCACCCGGCCGCCGGACGGGACGGCCCCGACCGGGACCGACCCGAGCCCGTTCGTCTCCTTCACCTCGGCCGACCGGTTCGCCACGGTCGGGGAGATCTACGAGGAGGCCCGTCGCGCGCTGCCCCCGCAGGTGTGGGACTTCCTCGACGGTGGTTCGGGCGGCGAGCAGACGCTGCGGGCGAACCTGTCGTCCTTCGAGCGGTGGTCGGTGCTGCCACGGCTGATGACCGGGGCCGGCGAGCCGGACCTGGCCTGCGCCTTCCTCGGCATCGAGCTGTCGATGCCGGTGCTCACCAGCCCGTTCGGCGCCGACCGGCTGCTGCACCGGGACGGCCAGCTCGCCGTCGCCCGGGCGAACGCCAAGGCCGGCGTGGCCTCGATCGTGCCGGAGGCCGGGTCGTACTCCTGGGAGGAGGTGGCGACGGCGGCGCCGGGCGCCGCGCGGATGGCCCAGCTGCACCCGATGGGCAACCCGGCGAACTTCGCCGCGATGCTGCGCCGCGCCGCCGCCGCGGGTTTCAGCGCGCTCTGCCTGACCCTGGACTGCCCGACGGCCGGTTGGCGTGAGCGCAACATGCGCAACCGGTTCGACGTGGCCGTCGACGTGGTCAGCGGCAACTACCCGCACGCCGGGCCGGCCGACCTGGCCGACACCCTTGGCCAGCTGTTCGTCCGCAGGGAGCCGATCTGGACCTGGGACGAGCTCGCCGGGCGGATGGCGGACTCGCCGCTGCCCTGGATGGCCAAGGGCATCCTCACCGGTTCCGATGCCGAGGCGGCGGTGCTGGCCGGAGCCGCCGCGGTGCTGGTCAGCAACCACGGCGGGCGTCAGCTCGACACGGTGCCCGCGGCCCTCGACCAGCTGCCGGAGGTCGTCGCGGCGGTCGGCGGTCGGGTGCCCATCGCGCTGGACTCGGGGATCCGCCGAGGGAGCGACGTCGTCAAGGCACTGGCGCTCGGCGCCGACGTCGTCGTCATCGGCCGCGCCGCGGCGATGGCGCTCGCGGCCGGCGGCGAGGAAGGCGTCGGCCGCCTGCACGAACTGCTACGCGAGGAGATCTCGACGACCATCAAGCTTCTCGGAGCGAGCGGCGTCGACGAGCTGACCGACACGATGATCAGACCGTCGGCGGTGTCGCGATGGTGA
- a CDS encoding RidA family protein, protein MVIGARTGSVDRPRATRTTVPLPPGLAGLAPISAAVRVGDLVVLSGCIALDPATGRPRGSTTVSQARDIFGQIAEVLGRAGGRLADVVRCVCYLTEAAAAPELDVAFREAFPVDPPARTTVVCVLLRPGLLVEIEATAVLG, encoded by the coding sequence ATGGTGATCGGCGCGAGGACCGGATCCGTCGACCGGCCACGCGCGACCAGGACGACCGTGCCACTGCCGCCCGGGCTCGCCGGCCTGGCCCCGATCAGCGCCGCGGTGCGGGTCGGTGACCTGGTCGTGCTCTCGGGCTGCATCGCCCTGGACCCGGCGACCGGCCGGCCGCGCGGCAGCACGACGGTGAGCCAGGCGCGCGACATCTTCGGCCAGATCGCCGAGGTCCTGGGCCGGGCGGGCGGGCGCCTCGCCGACGTGGTGCGCTGCGTGTGCTACCTGACCGAGGCCGCCGCCGCGCCGGAGCTCGACGTCGCGTTCCGCGAGGCCTTCCCGGTCGACCCGCCGGCCCGTACGACCGTGGTCTGCGTGCTGTTGCGGCCCGGCCTGCTGGTGGAGATCGAGGCGACGGCCGTGCTCGGCTGA